Proteins encoded in a region of the Takifugu flavidus isolate HTHZ2018 chromosome 8, ASM371156v2, whole genome shotgun sequence genome:
- the ptpn18 gene encoding tyrosine-protein phosphatase non-receptor type 18 isoform X1 has product MELLPSLLSTLKAVDPQAVKEEYSVVCSQTLVLKSKLGLTCEVGAIQENVKKNRYKDVLPYDQSRVVLSLPVADCDSDYINASFIQGATKNRSYIASQGPLSSTVTDFWRMIWQYDVKVIVMACREVEMGKKKCQRYWTPLHQSAAFGPFTVCNEEEASPTDQMVVRTLRVTYNQDTRSVVQYHFLSWPDHDVPSEAQGILSLLELARTTQGTHTSPLLVHCSAGCGRTGVICALDYIHDLLVTKQIAADFSIMKVVLELRTQRTTAVQTKDQYLFIFRAVTSMFECFLRTSGPLYSNLSELQKPKTKTTRRTSTTNRSPEPSPLSGSLPAYLSDRLPVCLLSQAAMSDTYAVVNKSKHSQPKPSANAATRSPSPSSHHYDNNLGEAALYSTIKPRAKRAAVPIHTASANEMDGERCASLGNDDFRLTSAQGAASTDSEYEVLSSSDAQASSVCSPGHLGFNCRVQKPRGPRDLPAGWRQL; this is encoded by the exons ATGGAACTGTTACCTTCCCTGCTGTCCACTCTGAAGGCTGTGGATCCCCAGGCTGTCAAGGAGGAATACAGC gtGGTGTGTTCACAGACTTTGGTGTTGAAGAGCAAGCTTGGGCTGACCTGTGAGGTCGGTGCCATTCAGGAGAACGTCAAGAAGAACCGATACAAAGATGTTCTCCCCT acGACCAGTCACGCGTGGTGTTGTCTCTACCGGTCGCGGACTGTGACTCGGATTACATCAACGCCAGCTTCATCCAG GGGGCGACAAAAAACCGCAGTTACATCGCCTCCCAGGGTCCTCTGAGCTCCACGGTGACGGACTTTTGGAGGATGATCTGGCAGTATGACGTCAAg GTGATAGTCATGGCCTGCAGGGAGGTCGAGATGGGAAAG AAAAAGTGTCAGCGTTACTGGACTCCACTTCATCAGTCGGCTGCATTTGGACCTTTTACTGTTTGCAAT GAGGAAGAAGCCAGTCCCACTGATCAAATGGTGGTCAGGACTCTGCGCGTCACCTACAATCAG GACACACGTTCTGTGGTTCAGTATCACTTTCTGTCTTGGCCGGATCATGACGTCCCCTCAGAAGCCCAAGGGATCCTGAGCCTGCTGGAACTGGCCAGAACCACTCAGGGAACACACACCTCCCCTCTGCTGGTGCACTGCAG tgccGGCTGTGGGAGGACAGGAGTCATCTGTGCTCTTGACTACATCCATGACCTGCTGGTTACCAAG CAGATCGCAGCGGACTTCAGCATCATGAAGGTCGTGTTGGAGCTTCGCACGCAGAGAACCACCGCGGTGCAAACCAAA GACCAGtatctcttcattttcagggcCGTCACTTCCATGTTTGAATGCTTCTTGCGCACCAGTGGGCCTCTCTACTCCAACCTGTCCGAG CTGCAGAAACCAAAGACGAAAACCACAAGAAGAACCTCAACCACCAACAGGTCACCTGAACCGTCTCCCCTCTCTGGCAGCCTGCCTGCTTACCTGTCTGaccgcctgcctgtctgcct ACTGTCGCAGGCAGCCATGAGCGACACATATGCTGTGGTCAACAAGTCCAAACATTCCCAACCCAAACCTTCCGCTAACGCGGCAACCAG GtctccctctccatcttcccATCACTATGACAACAACCTCGGGGAAGCTGCCTTGTACAGCACCATCAAACCCCGAGCCAAACGCGCTGCCGTGCCCATCCACACCGCATCGGCCAATGAGATGGACGGGGAGAGGTGCGCGTCGCTCGGCAACGATGATTTTCGCCTGACATCGG CTCAAGGCGCCGCGTCAACGGATAGCGAATATGAAGTTTTGTCCTCCTCAGACGCACAAGCAAGCAGCGTCTGCTCGCCGGGTCACTTGG GCTTTAACTGCCGTGTCCAGAAGCCCAGAGGACCCAGAGATCTGCCTGCTGGGTGGAGGCAACTGTAG
- the ptpn18 gene encoding tyrosine-protein phosphatase non-receptor type 18 isoform X3, which yields MELLPSLLSTLKAVDPQAVKEEYSVVCSQTLVLKSKLGLTCEVGAIQENVKKNRYKDVLPYDQSRVVLSLPVADCDSDYINASFIQGATKNRSYIASQGPLSSTVTDFWRMIWQYDVKVIVMACREVEMGKKKCQRYWTPLHQSAAFGPFTVCNEEEASPTDQMVVRTLRVTYNQDTRSVVQYHFLSWPDHDVPSEAQGILSLLELARTTQGTHTSPLLVHCSAGCGRTGVICALDYIHDLLVTKQIAADFSIMKVVLELRTQRTTAVQTKDQYLFIFRAVTSMFECFLRTSGPLYSNLSELQKPKTKTTRRTSTTNRSPEPSPLSGSLPAYLLSQAAMSDTYAVVNKSKHSQPKPSANAATRSPSPSSHHYDNNLGEAALYSTIKPRAKRAAVPIHTASANEMDGERCASLGNDDFRLTSAQGAASTDSEYEVLSSSDAQASSVCSPGHLGFNCRVQKPRGPRDLPAGWRQL from the exons ATGGAACTGTTACCTTCCCTGCTGTCCACTCTGAAGGCTGTGGATCCCCAGGCTGTCAAGGAGGAATACAGC gtGGTGTGTTCACAGACTTTGGTGTTGAAGAGCAAGCTTGGGCTGACCTGTGAGGTCGGTGCCATTCAGGAGAACGTCAAGAAGAACCGATACAAAGATGTTCTCCCCT acGACCAGTCACGCGTGGTGTTGTCTCTACCGGTCGCGGACTGTGACTCGGATTACATCAACGCCAGCTTCATCCAG GGGGCGACAAAAAACCGCAGTTACATCGCCTCCCAGGGTCCTCTGAGCTCCACGGTGACGGACTTTTGGAGGATGATCTGGCAGTATGACGTCAAg GTGATAGTCATGGCCTGCAGGGAGGTCGAGATGGGAAAG AAAAAGTGTCAGCGTTACTGGACTCCACTTCATCAGTCGGCTGCATTTGGACCTTTTACTGTTTGCAAT GAGGAAGAAGCCAGTCCCACTGATCAAATGGTGGTCAGGACTCTGCGCGTCACCTACAATCAG GACACACGTTCTGTGGTTCAGTATCACTTTCTGTCTTGGCCGGATCATGACGTCCCCTCAGAAGCCCAAGGGATCCTGAGCCTGCTGGAACTGGCCAGAACCACTCAGGGAACACACACCTCCCCTCTGCTGGTGCACTGCAG tgccGGCTGTGGGAGGACAGGAGTCATCTGTGCTCTTGACTACATCCATGACCTGCTGGTTACCAAG CAGATCGCAGCGGACTTCAGCATCATGAAGGTCGTGTTGGAGCTTCGCACGCAGAGAACCACCGCGGTGCAAACCAAA GACCAGtatctcttcattttcagggcCGTCACTTCCATGTTTGAATGCTTCTTGCGCACCAGTGGGCCTCTCTACTCCAACCTGTCCGAG CTGCAGAAACCAAAGACGAAAACCACAAGAAGAACCTCAACCACCAACAGGTCACCTGAACCGTCTCCCCTCTCTGGCAGCCTGCCTGCTTACCT ACTGTCGCAGGCAGCCATGAGCGACACATATGCTGTGGTCAACAAGTCCAAACATTCCCAACCCAAACCTTCCGCTAACGCGGCAACCAG GtctccctctccatcttcccATCACTATGACAACAACCTCGGGGAAGCTGCCTTGTACAGCACCATCAAACCCCGAGCCAAACGCGCTGCCGTGCCCATCCACACCGCATCGGCCAATGAGATGGACGGGGAGAGGTGCGCGTCGCTCGGCAACGATGATTTTCGCCTGACATCGG CTCAAGGCGCCGCGTCAACGGATAGCGAATATGAAGTTTTGTCCTCCTCAGACGCACAAGCAAGCAGCGTCTGCTCGCCGGGTCACTTGG GCTTTAACTGCCGTGTCCAGAAGCCCAGAGGACCCAGAGATCTGCCTGCTGGGTGGAGGCAACTGTAG
- the ptpn18 gene encoding tyrosine-protein phosphatase non-receptor type 18 isoform X4, whose protein sequence is MELLPSLLSTLKAVDPQAVKEEYSVVCSQTLVLKSKLGLTCEVGAIQENVKKNRYKDVLPYDQSRVVLSLPVADCDSDYINASFIQGATKNRSYIASQGPLSSTVTDFWRMIWQYDVKVIVMACREVEMGKKKCQRYWTPLHQSAAFGPFTVCNEEEASPTDQMVVRTLRVTYNQDTRSVVQYHFLSWPDHDVPSEAQGILSLLELARTTQGTHTSPLLVHCSAGCGRTGVICALDYIHDLLVTKQIAADFSIMKVVLELRTQRTTAVQTKDQYLFIFRAVTSMFECFLRTSGPLYSNLSELQKPKTKTTRRTSTTNRLSQAAMSDTYAVVNKSKHSQPKPSANAATRSPSPSSHHYDNNLGEAALYSTIKPRAKRAAVPIHTASANEMDGERCASLGNDDFRLTSAQGAASTDSEYEVLSSSDAQASSVCSPGHLGFNCRVQKPRGPRDLPAGWRQL, encoded by the exons ATGGAACTGTTACCTTCCCTGCTGTCCACTCTGAAGGCTGTGGATCCCCAGGCTGTCAAGGAGGAATACAGC gtGGTGTGTTCACAGACTTTGGTGTTGAAGAGCAAGCTTGGGCTGACCTGTGAGGTCGGTGCCATTCAGGAGAACGTCAAGAAGAACCGATACAAAGATGTTCTCCCCT acGACCAGTCACGCGTGGTGTTGTCTCTACCGGTCGCGGACTGTGACTCGGATTACATCAACGCCAGCTTCATCCAG GGGGCGACAAAAAACCGCAGTTACATCGCCTCCCAGGGTCCTCTGAGCTCCACGGTGACGGACTTTTGGAGGATGATCTGGCAGTATGACGTCAAg GTGATAGTCATGGCCTGCAGGGAGGTCGAGATGGGAAAG AAAAAGTGTCAGCGTTACTGGACTCCACTTCATCAGTCGGCTGCATTTGGACCTTTTACTGTTTGCAAT GAGGAAGAAGCCAGTCCCACTGATCAAATGGTGGTCAGGACTCTGCGCGTCACCTACAATCAG GACACACGTTCTGTGGTTCAGTATCACTTTCTGTCTTGGCCGGATCATGACGTCCCCTCAGAAGCCCAAGGGATCCTGAGCCTGCTGGAACTGGCCAGAACCACTCAGGGAACACACACCTCCCCTCTGCTGGTGCACTGCAG tgccGGCTGTGGGAGGACAGGAGTCATCTGTGCTCTTGACTACATCCATGACCTGCTGGTTACCAAG CAGATCGCAGCGGACTTCAGCATCATGAAGGTCGTGTTGGAGCTTCGCACGCAGAGAACCACCGCGGTGCAAACCAAA GACCAGtatctcttcattttcagggcCGTCACTTCCATGTTTGAATGCTTCTTGCGCACCAGTGGGCCTCTCTACTCCAACCTGTCCGAG CTGCAGAAACCAAAGACGAAAACCACAAGAAGAACCTCAACCACCAACAG ACTGTCGCAGGCAGCCATGAGCGACACATATGCTGTGGTCAACAAGTCCAAACATTCCCAACCCAAACCTTCCGCTAACGCGGCAACCAG GtctccctctccatcttcccATCACTATGACAACAACCTCGGGGAAGCTGCCTTGTACAGCACCATCAAACCCCGAGCCAAACGCGCTGCCGTGCCCATCCACACCGCATCGGCCAATGAGATGGACGGGGAGAGGTGCGCGTCGCTCGGCAACGATGATTTTCGCCTGACATCGG CTCAAGGCGCCGCGTCAACGGATAGCGAATATGAAGTTTTGTCCTCCTCAGACGCACAAGCAAGCAGCGTCTGCTCGCCGGGTCACTTGG GCTTTAACTGCCGTGTCCAGAAGCCCAGAGGACCCAGAGATCTGCCTGCTGGGTGGAGGCAACTGTAG
- the ptpn18 gene encoding tyrosine-protein phosphatase non-receptor type 18 isoform X2, giving the protein MELLPSLLSTLKAVDPQAVKEEYSVVCSQTLVLKSKLGLTCEVGAIQENVKKNRYKDVLPYDQSRVVLSLPVADCDSDYINASFIQGATKNRSYIASQGPLSSTVTDFWRMIWQYDVKVIVMACREVEMGKKKCQRYWTPLHQSAAFGPFTVCNEEEASPTDQMVVRTLRVTYNQDTRSVVQYHFLSWPDHDVPSEAQGILSLLELARTTQGTHTSPLLVHCSAGCGRTGVICALDYIHDLLVTKIAADFSIMKVVLELRTQRTTAVQTKDQYLFIFRAVTSMFECFLRTSGPLYSNLSELQKPKTKTTRRTSTTNRSPEPSPLSGSLPAYLSDRLPVCLLSQAAMSDTYAVVNKSKHSQPKPSANAATRSPSPSSHHYDNNLGEAALYSTIKPRAKRAAVPIHTASANEMDGERCASLGNDDFRLTSAQGAASTDSEYEVLSSSDAQASSVCSPGHLGFNCRVQKPRGPRDLPAGWRQL; this is encoded by the exons ATGGAACTGTTACCTTCCCTGCTGTCCACTCTGAAGGCTGTGGATCCCCAGGCTGTCAAGGAGGAATACAGC gtGGTGTGTTCACAGACTTTGGTGTTGAAGAGCAAGCTTGGGCTGACCTGTGAGGTCGGTGCCATTCAGGAGAACGTCAAGAAGAACCGATACAAAGATGTTCTCCCCT acGACCAGTCACGCGTGGTGTTGTCTCTACCGGTCGCGGACTGTGACTCGGATTACATCAACGCCAGCTTCATCCAG GGGGCGACAAAAAACCGCAGTTACATCGCCTCCCAGGGTCCTCTGAGCTCCACGGTGACGGACTTTTGGAGGATGATCTGGCAGTATGACGTCAAg GTGATAGTCATGGCCTGCAGGGAGGTCGAGATGGGAAAG AAAAAGTGTCAGCGTTACTGGACTCCACTTCATCAGTCGGCTGCATTTGGACCTTTTACTGTTTGCAAT GAGGAAGAAGCCAGTCCCACTGATCAAATGGTGGTCAGGACTCTGCGCGTCACCTACAATCAG GACACACGTTCTGTGGTTCAGTATCACTTTCTGTCTTGGCCGGATCATGACGTCCCCTCAGAAGCCCAAGGGATCCTGAGCCTGCTGGAACTGGCCAGAACCACTCAGGGAACACACACCTCCCCTCTGCTGGTGCACTGCAG tgccGGCTGTGGGAGGACAGGAGTCATCTGTGCTCTTGACTACATCCATGACCTGCTGGTTACCAAG ATCGCAGCGGACTTCAGCATCATGAAGGTCGTGTTGGAGCTTCGCACGCAGAGAACCACCGCGGTGCAAACCAAA GACCAGtatctcttcattttcagggcCGTCACTTCCATGTTTGAATGCTTCTTGCGCACCAGTGGGCCTCTCTACTCCAACCTGTCCGAG CTGCAGAAACCAAAGACGAAAACCACAAGAAGAACCTCAACCACCAACAGGTCACCTGAACCGTCTCCCCTCTCTGGCAGCCTGCCTGCTTACCTGTCTGaccgcctgcctgtctgcct ACTGTCGCAGGCAGCCATGAGCGACACATATGCTGTGGTCAACAAGTCCAAACATTCCCAACCCAAACCTTCCGCTAACGCGGCAACCAG GtctccctctccatcttcccATCACTATGACAACAACCTCGGGGAAGCTGCCTTGTACAGCACCATCAAACCCCGAGCCAAACGCGCTGCCGTGCCCATCCACACCGCATCGGCCAATGAGATGGACGGGGAGAGGTGCGCGTCGCTCGGCAACGATGATTTTCGCCTGACATCGG CTCAAGGCGCCGCGTCAACGGATAGCGAATATGAAGTTTTGTCCTCCTCAGACGCACAAGCAAGCAGCGTCTGCTCGCCGGGTCACTTGG GCTTTAACTGCCGTGTCCAGAAGCCCAGAGGACCCAGAGATCTGCCTGCTGGGTGGAGGCAACTGTAG
- the ptpn18 gene encoding tyrosine-protein phosphatase non-receptor type 18 isoform X6: protein MELLPSLLSTLKAVDPQAVKEEYSVVCSQTLVLKSKLGLTCEVGAIQENVKKNRYKDVLPYDQSRVVLSLPVADCDSDYINASFIQGATKNRSYIASQGPLSSTVTDFWRMIWQYDVKVIVMACREVEMGKKKCQRYWTPLHQSAAFGPFTVCNEEEASPTDQMVVRTLRVTYNQDTRSVVQYHFLSWPDHDVPSEAQGILSLLELARTTQGTHTSPLLVHCSAGCGRTGVICALDYIHDLLVTKQIAADFSIMKVVLELRTQRTTAVQTKDQYLFIFRAVTSMFECFLRTSGPLYSNLSELQKPKTKTTRRTSTTNRSPEPSPLSGSLPAYLSDRLPVCLFTVAGSHERHICCGQQVQTFPTQTFR, encoded by the exons ATGGAACTGTTACCTTCCCTGCTGTCCACTCTGAAGGCTGTGGATCCCCAGGCTGTCAAGGAGGAATACAGC gtGGTGTGTTCACAGACTTTGGTGTTGAAGAGCAAGCTTGGGCTGACCTGTGAGGTCGGTGCCATTCAGGAGAACGTCAAGAAGAACCGATACAAAGATGTTCTCCCCT acGACCAGTCACGCGTGGTGTTGTCTCTACCGGTCGCGGACTGTGACTCGGATTACATCAACGCCAGCTTCATCCAG GGGGCGACAAAAAACCGCAGTTACATCGCCTCCCAGGGTCCTCTGAGCTCCACGGTGACGGACTTTTGGAGGATGATCTGGCAGTATGACGTCAAg GTGATAGTCATGGCCTGCAGGGAGGTCGAGATGGGAAAG AAAAAGTGTCAGCGTTACTGGACTCCACTTCATCAGTCGGCTGCATTTGGACCTTTTACTGTTTGCAAT GAGGAAGAAGCCAGTCCCACTGATCAAATGGTGGTCAGGACTCTGCGCGTCACCTACAATCAG GACACACGTTCTGTGGTTCAGTATCACTTTCTGTCTTGGCCGGATCATGACGTCCCCTCAGAAGCCCAAGGGATCCTGAGCCTGCTGGAACTGGCCAGAACCACTCAGGGAACACACACCTCCCCTCTGCTGGTGCACTGCAG tgccGGCTGTGGGAGGACAGGAGTCATCTGTGCTCTTGACTACATCCATGACCTGCTGGTTACCAAG CAGATCGCAGCGGACTTCAGCATCATGAAGGTCGTGTTGGAGCTTCGCACGCAGAGAACCACCGCGGTGCAAACCAAA GACCAGtatctcttcattttcagggcCGTCACTTCCATGTTTGAATGCTTCTTGCGCACCAGTGGGCCTCTCTACTCCAACCTGTCCGAG CTGCAGAAACCAAAGACGAAAACCACAAGAAGAACCTCAACCACCAACAGGTCACCTGAACCGTCTCCCCTCTCTGGCAGCCTGCCTGCTTACCTGTCTGaccgcctgcctgtctgcctgttt ACTGTCGCAGGCAGCCATGAGCGACACATATGCTGTGGTCAACAAGTCCAAACATTCCCAACCCAAACCTTCCGCTAA
- the ptpn18 gene encoding tyrosine-protein phosphatase non-receptor type 18 isoform X5, translating to MIWQYDVKVIVMACREVEMGKKKCQRYWTPLHQSAAFGPFTVCNEEEASPTDQMVVRTLRVTYNQDTRSVVQYHFLSWPDHDVPSEAQGILSLLELARTTQGTHTSPLLVHCSAGCGRTGVICALDYIHDLLVTKQIAADFSIMKVVLELRTQRTTAVQTKDQYLFIFRAVTSMFECFLRTSGPLYSNLSELQKPKTKTTRRTSTTNRSPEPSPLSGSLPAYLSDRLPVCLLSQAAMSDTYAVVNKSKHSQPKPSANAATRSPSPSSHHYDNNLGEAALYSTIKPRAKRAAVPIHTASANEMDGERCASLGNDDFRLTSAQGAASTDSEYEVLSSSDAQASSVCSPGHLGFNCRVQKPRGPRDLPAGWRQL from the exons ATGATCTGGCAGTATGACGTCAAg GTGATAGTCATGGCCTGCAGGGAGGTCGAGATGGGAAAG AAAAAGTGTCAGCGTTACTGGACTCCACTTCATCAGTCGGCTGCATTTGGACCTTTTACTGTTTGCAAT GAGGAAGAAGCCAGTCCCACTGATCAAATGGTGGTCAGGACTCTGCGCGTCACCTACAATCAG GACACACGTTCTGTGGTTCAGTATCACTTTCTGTCTTGGCCGGATCATGACGTCCCCTCAGAAGCCCAAGGGATCCTGAGCCTGCTGGAACTGGCCAGAACCACTCAGGGAACACACACCTCCCCTCTGCTGGTGCACTGCAG tgccGGCTGTGGGAGGACAGGAGTCATCTGTGCTCTTGACTACATCCATGACCTGCTGGTTACCAAG CAGATCGCAGCGGACTTCAGCATCATGAAGGTCGTGTTGGAGCTTCGCACGCAGAGAACCACCGCGGTGCAAACCAAA GACCAGtatctcttcattttcagggcCGTCACTTCCATGTTTGAATGCTTCTTGCGCACCAGTGGGCCTCTCTACTCCAACCTGTCCGAG CTGCAGAAACCAAAGACGAAAACCACAAGAAGAACCTCAACCACCAACAGGTCACCTGAACCGTCTCCCCTCTCTGGCAGCCTGCCTGCTTACCTGTCTGaccgcctgcctgtctgcct ACTGTCGCAGGCAGCCATGAGCGACACATATGCTGTGGTCAACAAGTCCAAACATTCCCAACCCAAACCTTCCGCTAACGCGGCAACCAG GtctccctctccatcttcccATCACTATGACAACAACCTCGGGGAAGCTGCCTTGTACAGCACCATCAAACCCCGAGCCAAACGCGCTGCCGTGCCCATCCACACCGCATCGGCCAATGAGATGGACGGGGAGAGGTGCGCGTCGCTCGGCAACGATGATTTTCGCCTGACATCGG CTCAAGGCGCCGCGTCAACGGATAGCGAATATGAAGTTTTGTCCTCCTCAGACGCACAAGCAAGCAGCGTCTGCTCGCCGGGTCACTTGG GCTTTAACTGCCGTGTCCAGAAGCCCAGAGGACCCAGAGATCTGCCTGCTGGGTGGAGGCAACTGTAG